The DNA region GAATTTAATATTAAATCTTATAAATCAGCTACCGAAGCTTTAAAAAAAATAGATGAAAATACAGATTTAATTATCACAGATATTAATATGCCAGGTATTGATGGTATAGAATTTGTTAAAGCTTGTGAAAATAAATATGATTTTATTATTATGACAGGTAATGCTACATTAAACCGTGCTATTGAGGCAATTCGTTTAGGGGTGAAAGACTTTTTAACTAAGCCTTTTGATATTAATACTTTGGTTGAAGCTATTAAAAGAGCTAAAATTATACAAGAAAAAACAGCTAATAAAAAAAATAAAAAAAAGGAAAAAGAAGATAATAAATCTTTTTTTGCGAATTCTCCTGGCTTGGAAAAAATTTTAAATTTGAGTCAAAAAGTTTCTAAAACAGATGCTTCTGTTATGTTTTTTGGAGAAAGTGGTGTAGGAAAAGAAGTTTTTTCACGTTATATTCATGCACATTCTAAACGTGCTAATAAACCTTTTGTTGCTATTAATATGGCAGCTATTCCTGCAAATTTAATAGAAAGTGAATTATTTGGTTTTGAAAAAGGTGCTTTTACTGATGCTAATACGACTAAAATAGGTCTTTTTGAAATGGCGCATGAAGGGACTTTGTTTTTAGATGAAATTGGTGAAATGCCTTATGAAATTCAAGCAAAACTTTTAAGAGTCTTGCAAGAAAAAGAAATTACAAGACTTGGAAGCACAAAAGGTATTAAAATAGATGTGAGAATTGTAAGTGCTACAAATGCTAATTTGGATGAAAAAATTAAAAAAGGTGAGTTTCGTTCAGATTTGTATTATCGTTTAAATACTATTCCTATTCATATACCTCCTTTAAGAGAGCGCAAGGAAGAAATTTTAGGTATAGCTCAAAAAGTTTTAGAGAATACTTGTAAAGAATACGACTTTGAAGAAAAATTTTTAAATGAGGATGCTAAAAATGCTTTACTTGAATATGATTTTCCAGGAAATATTAGAGAATTGATTTCTGTGGTGCAAAGAGCTTGCATTTTAAGTCAAGCTTGTGAAATTTCCAAAGAAGATTTATTTTTAGAGGCTAGAAGTGTTAAAAAAGATATTAAAAATTTGGAAAAAGAATTAATTTGTGAAATATTATCAAGTGTAAATTATGATAAAATTCAAGCTTGTGAAATTTTAGGTATGGATATAAAAATTTTAAATCAAAAAATAAAGAAATATCAAATAAAGGAATAAATAATGCCAAAAAAACAAAAAATAGCGATTGTAGGTGCTACAGGCGCTGTTGGTGAAGAACTTTTAAATGTTTTAGATGAATTAAATTTTCCTGTAGAAAGTATTTTACCTTTAGCAAGTATAAAAAGTGCAGGTAATGATATTGAGTTTAAAGGAAAAATTTATAAAATAAAAGAACTTACAGAAAATATTTTTGAAAAAAACCCTGTTGATATTGCATTTTTTAGTGCTGGAGGTGATATAAGTGAAAAATATGCTAAATTTGCTGTAAAGTCAGGGGCTTTAGTGATTGATAATACAAGTCATTTTAGAATGGAAAAGGATATACCTTTAGTTGTCCCTGAGTGTAATGCTAATGATATTAAAGAATGGAAAAAAAGAGGGATTATTGCCAATCCAAATTGTTCTACTATACAAATGGTACAAGTTTTAAAACCCTTAGACGATAGATTTGGTTTAAAACGTGTTGATGTTAGCACTTATCAAGCAGCAAGTGGTGCAGGAAAAAAGGGTATGCAAGAATTAGTTGATGCTATGCAGAGTTTTTTTGCTTTTAAACTTGATGAATTTAAAGCTCAAGCTTTCCCTCATACTTTAGCTCTTAATCTTATTCCACAAATTGATGTTTTTATGGGAAATAACTATACTAAAGAAGAATTAAAGATGATTAATGAAACTCAAAAAATTTTACATAAAAATTTACAAATTTCAGCTACTTGTGTTAGAGTACCTGTTTTAAGAAGTCATAGTGAAGCTATAACTATGCATTTTGAAAAAGAACTTGATGTAAAAAAAGTGCGTGAAATTTTAGAACAAGCTCCAAATATAGTTATTATAGATGAGCCTAAAAATAAAAAATATCCCATGCCTTTAATAACAAGTGATACAAATGAAACTTATGTGGGAAGAATACGTGTTGATATATATGATAAAAAAATACTGCATCTTTGGTGTGTGGCTGATCAAATTCGCGTGGGTGCGGCAACTAATGCTGTACGTATTGCTCAAAAATGGTTAGAAATAGAAAATAAGTAGGAAGAAAAATGTTAGAAAAAATATTTGAAGCTTTGCTTGTTAGAAGCCGTATTGTTACAATTTTACCCGTAATTTTTGGTTTGATTGGATCTTTTGTTTTGTTCTTGATTGCAAGCTATGATGTTTTAAAAGTTATATTTTATACTAGTAATTATTTTTTTAATATTAACTCAAGTGTTGATTTACATGAAGATGTTGTAGCTTTAATCATAGGAGCTGTTGATCTTTATTTAATGGCTTTAGTTTTATTTATTTTTTCTTTCGGTGTTTATGAACTTTTTATTAGTGAGATAGAAGAATTTAAGCATACTAAACAAAGTAAGGTTTTGGAAGTTCATAGTTTAGACCAATTAAAAGATAAACTTGCTAAAGTGATTATCATGGTTTTAGTAGTCAATTTTTTTCAAAGGGTTTTGCAAATGAAATTTACGACCCCTGTAGATATGTCTTTTTTAGCTGGATCTATTTTAGCGCTTTGTATAGGGCTTTATTTTTTACATAAGGGTGGTCACTAGTAAGGATTATATTTTTTTGATATAATTTTTTCTTAATGATTTAAATTAATGAAAAATATTTTTAATAAAGATAAATTAAATATGTTTTATCTTTTATTTTCTTTATATTTTAAAGAAAAAAAACCATTGTTTTTTATAATATAAAAGAATAATTTTTAGATAAAAATAAAAAATTATTCTATAATGAGGGTTAATTTATGTTTATACGTTGTTTTTTTATCACTTCAATTTTAATTGTTGCACTTTTTGGTATCAATTTAAAATCATTGTTTACCTATACTTTTGATGCAAATAAACAATATGATATACAAAAAGCACAAACTATATATTTTAAAAATAAATGCAATACTTGTCATGGTGATAAGGGTGAAAAAAGTCTTGCAGGATCTAGAGTTTTGCAAGATATGTCTGCTCAAGATATTAAAGCAGCTTTAATATCTTATACTCTTGATAGTAGTACTTCTACAAGGTCTTCTCAAATGGCTTTTTATGCTAGAAAATTAAGTCATGATGATATGGATTATATTATTGCTTATATTAAGGGTGAAAATTTTGCACTTGATTTACAAGTACAAGATCTTCTTGAAGAAGAGCCTGCGCAAAAAACAAAACACAATACTTTTTTAAAATAGGATATAAAATTATAATTAAAGGAATAATATGAAAAAAATTGTTTTAGTATTAAGTATTTTATCTTTAACAAATTATTTATTTGCTAAAGATATTCATATAGGGGTAGTTCTACCTTTAAGTGGAACTGTAGCAGCTTATGGTCAAGATCTTTTTAATGGAATTGAATTAGCAAATAAATTAAATCCAACATTATCAAATGGTGATACACTTAAACTCATCACTATAGATACTAAAGGTGATAAATTAGAAACTGCAAGTGGGGTTAATCGTTTAATAGCAGCAGATAAGGTTTTAGGTATTATTGGAGAAGCAACTACTCCAAATACTATTCAAGCTATTTCTATAGCTGAAGAAAAGAAAATTCCTCTTATTGCCCCAGTGGCTTCAGGAGATAAACTTTTAGATAAGAAAAAATATGCAAGTAGGGTTTGTTTTAAAGATAGTTTTCAAGGAGACAAATTTGCTATTTATGTTCTTAAATATTTAGGTCTTAAAAATGCTGTGATTATTATGGATCAAAGCAATGTTTACTCTTTGGGTTTGGCACGGGCTTTTGAAAATTCTTTTAAAGCTTATAAAGGAACGATTATAAAAAAACTTATTATTAATTCAGGGGATAAAGATTTTAGAGCTATTGCATCACAACTTAAAAGCTTAAATCCTGATTTTGTTTATATGCCTATTTATCATCCTGAAGCAGCTTTGATTGCAAGACAAGCTAGACAAATAGGCTTTGATAAGCTTTTAACAGCTGGAGATGGGGTAAATAATCAAACTTTTATTGAACTTGGTGGAAAGGCTGTTGATGGAGTTATTTTCACAGATAGTTTTGATTATAATAACCCAACCACACAATTAGGAAAAGATTTTATTGCAGTTTATGAAAAAATGAAAGGCACAAAAGAACTTCCAGCATTTTCTGCTATGGGTGCTGATGCTTATTTTGTTATGTTTAATGCTATGAATGCTTGTATTAATAATCTTACAAGTGAATGTGTGAATGATAAAATTCATCAAACTAAAGATTATGAAGGTGTTTCAGGTATAATTAGTATTGATGAAAATGGCAATGCTATTCGTTCAGTTGTCATTAAAGAAATTAAAAATCAAAAACAACATTATAAAACAATTATAAATCCATAATAATTAAAATAAAAGGAAAGTTAATGAAAAAAAGTTTAATTTTAGCAAGTATTTTGAGTTTAAGTTTGAATGCAGCAGAGCTTAAAATAGGTCTTGTTTTACCTCTTAGTGGGTCTACTGCTGCTTATGGACAAAGTACTTTAGAAGGAATTAAAATTGCAAATTCTATGCAGTCTACTTTAAATAATGGAGATAAGGTTTCTTTTGTTATTATTGATACTAAAGGAGATAAATTAGAATCTTTAAGTGGTGCAAGTCGTTTGGTTTCTCAAGATAAAGTGATAGGGCTTATAGGGGAAATGGTTACTGCTAATACTTTGCAAGTGATGCGTGTAGCAGAAGATAATAAGATTCCTTTAATTGCTCCTGCAGCAACTGGAGATAAATTGCTTGATAAAAAATCATATTCTTCTAGGGTATGTTTTATGGATAGTTTTCAAGGTTCTTCTTTGGCAAAATATGTTTTTTCAAAACTTCAATATAAAAGTGCTGTTATAGTTGCTGATCAAAGTACAGATTATTCTTTAGGTTTAACAAAAGCTTTTGAAAAAGAATTTAAGTCTCAAGGAGGAAAAATTCTTAAAACCCTTAGGATTAATTCAGGAGATAAAGATTTTAAAGCAATTATTGCTCAAGTTAAAGGTTTAAATCCTGATTTTATTTTTTTACCTCTTTATTATAGTGAAGCTTCATTATTTGCTAGACAAGCAAGACTTGCAGGTTTGAATACACCTATGGGTTCTGCAGATGGTGTTGCTGATCAAAGTTTTATTAATTTATCTGCAGATGCAAGTGAGGGTTATATTTTCACAGATAGTTTTGATTATAATAACCCAACCACACAATTAGGAAAAGATTTTATTGCAGTTTATGAAAAAATGAAAGGCACAAAAGAACTTCCAGCATTTTCTGCTATGGGTGCTGATGCTTATTTTGTTATGTTTAATGCTATGAATGCTTGTATTAATAATCTTACAAGTGAATGTGTGAATGATAAAATTCATCAAACTAAAGATTATGAAGGTGTTTCAGGTATAATTAGTATTGATGAAAATGGCAATGCTATTCGTTCAGTTGTCATTAAAGAAATTAAAAATCAAAAACAACATTATAAAGATACTATTAATCCTTAAAAAAGTAAAAATATTATGGATTTGATTTTATTTTTGCAACAACTGGTTAATGGATTGAGTTTAGGGAGTATGTATGCCCTCATTGCTGTTGGTTATACTATGGTTTATGGGGTATTAAGATTAATAAATTTTGCTCATGGTGATATTATGATGGTTGGTGCTTATGCAGCTTTTTTTTGTATGAGTACCTTAAATATCCTTTTTTTAGGTGCTTTATCTTTAGCTATGATTTTTTCTATTTGTATAGGTATTGCTATAGATAAGATTGCTTATAAGCCTTTAAGACAAGCACCTAGAATTTCTTTGTTGATTACAGCTATTGGTATTAGTTTTTTCTTGCAAAATACATTTAATATGCTTTTTACTTCAACTCCTAAAACTTTTATACCGCCTAGTTATTTTGAAAAAAGTATTAATTTAGGTGGAGTTATAACAACTTATGGTTCTTTAATAGTGCCTGTACTTACTTTTATTATTTTAATGATATTGTTATGGATTTTATATAAAAGTAAATATGGTATTGCTATTCGTGCTTTGGCTTTTGATATACAAACGGTTAATTTAATGGGAATTGATGCTAATCGTATTATTGCTATAGTTTTTGCTTTAGGTTCAGCTTTGGCTGCAGTTGGAGGCGTTTTTTGGGCTGCAAATTATTACTTAGTAGAACCTACTATGGGAACTTTAATTGGATTAAAAGCTTTTGCTGCAGCAGTTTTAGGAGGTATTGGTTCTATAGCAGGTGCAGTTTTAGGTGGATTTATTATAGGATTGAGTGAAGTTGTTGTTGTAGCTTTTTTTCCAGATTTATCAGGTTTTAAAGATGCTTTTGCTTTTATATTTTTAGTTTTTATATTACTGTTTAGACCAACTGGTATTTTGGGTATAAATTTTGAAAAGAGTAGGTTTTGATATATGCTTAAAATTAAAACTTCGCATTTATTTTTTTTAATTATTTCATTTATTTTTATTTTTATTTCTCCATATATTTTTGGAGATTATGGCTTAAACATTCTTAATCAAATTACTATTTTTATTATTTTAGCTGTTAGCTATAATCTTATTAATGGAGTAACAGGACAATTTTCATTAGAACCTAATGGTTTTGTAGCTATTGGTGCTTATGTGGCAGCTTTGATTCTTTTAAGCAGCGATGCAAAAAATGATCAGTTTTTTTTAGATGGACCTAGTGCTTTTATTTTGGCTATACATTCAAATTCTTTTTTATTAGCTTTATTTGCAGCTGGATTTTGTGCAACTTTACTCGCTCTTATTTTATCATTTGCTGTATTTCGCGTAAGGGGTGATTATTTAGCTATTGTAACTTTAGGTTTTGGAATTATTATAAAAATCATAGCCATTAATTTCCCTTCTATTACTAATGGTTCAAGGGGGCTTGTGGATATCCCGCAATTTTCTACTATTTATTGGACAGGTGGTATTGCTGTTGTGGCTGTTATTTTAATCTTAAATATAGTTTATTCTAAATATGGTCGTGCTATGAAAGCTATAAGAGATGATGAAGATGCTGCAAATGCAATGGGTATTAATACTTTTTGGATTAAAACTTTAGCTTTTGGTACTTCAGCATTTTTAGAAGGTCTTGGCGGAGGGCTTTTAGCTTGTCTTTTAACAACAGTATCTCCAATGCAATTTGATTTTTTACTTACTTTTGAACTTTTAATTATTATTGTTTTAGGTGGATTAGGATCAACTACAGGTGCTATTATAGGTTCGGTTTTGGTAATAGGTGGAAGTGAATGGCTGAGATTTTTGGATGAACTAAATATAAAAATAAATTTTTTAAATCTTCATATTGAATCAACTCCAGGTTTTAGAATGGTTGTTTTTTCTTTGATATTAATTTTAGTGATGCTTTTTGCAAGAAAAGGAATTATGGGATATTATGAATTAAGTGATTTATTAAAAAAGATTGGAAAATGTTTTAATGAAAAAAGGGGTAAGAAGTGATTTTAGAATTAAAACAAATTTCAAAAAATTTTGGTAATGTTAAAGCTATTAATGAAACTTCTTTTAAAATTTATGAAGGAGAAATTTTTGCTTTAATTGGTCCTAATGGTGCTGGTAAAACAACTCTTTTTAATATTATAACAGGCAATTATAAGCCTAGTTCGGGTTCAGTTGAATTTTTAGGACAAAGAATAGATCATTTAAAAGCCCATAAAATCGTTCATTTGGGTATAGCTAGAACTTTTCAAAATATTAGACTTTTTTCTAGTATGAGCGTGCTTGAAAATGTATTAATCGGTTTTAATAAACAAATGAAATATAATGTTTTAGAAGCTTTTTTACATTTAGGACGTTTTGGAAAAACGGAAAAAATATTTAAAGAAAGAGCTTATGCTATTTTAGAAGAACTTGGTATTGCATCCTTAGCTTTTGAAAAAGCTACCAGTTTAAGCTACGGGCAGCAAAGAAAAGTCGAAATTGCAAGAGCAATGGCAACTCAACCTAAGTTATTGTTGCTTGATGAACCTGCTGCTGGCATGAATAGTTCTGAAAGTGATGATCTTGCTGAACTTATTTTTAAATTAAAAAAAGATT from Campylobacter hepaticus includes:
- a CDS encoding sigma-54-dependent transcriptional regulator → MNLVIVEDDINMRKSLEIALSEYEEFNIKSYKSATEALKKIDENTDLIITDINMPGIDGIEFVKACENKYDFIIMTGNATLNRAIEAIRLGVKDFLTKPFDINTLVEAIKRAKIIQEKTANKKNKKKEKEDNKSFFANSPGLEKILNLSQKVSKTDASVMFFGESGVGKEVFSRYIHAHSKRANKPFVAINMAAIPANLIESELFGFEKGAFTDANTTKIGLFEMAHEGTLFLDEIGEMPYEIQAKLLRVLQEKEITRLGSTKGIKIDVRIVSATNANLDEKIKKGEFRSDLYYRLNTIPIHIPPLRERKEEILGIAQKVLENTCKEYDFEEKFLNEDAKNALLEYDFPGNIRELISVVQRACILSQACEISKEDLFLEARSVKKDIKNLEKELICEILSSVNYDKIQACEILGMDIKILNQKIKKYQIKE
- a CDS encoding aspartate-semialdehyde dehydrogenase; its protein translation is MPKKQKIAIVGATGAVGEELLNVLDELNFPVESILPLASIKSAGNDIEFKGKIYKIKELTENIFEKNPVDIAFFSAGGDISEKYAKFAVKSGALVIDNTSHFRMEKDIPLVVPECNANDIKEWKKRGIIANPNCSTIQMVQVLKPLDDRFGLKRVDVSTYQAASGAGKKGMQELVDAMQSFFAFKLDEFKAQAFPHTLALNLIPQIDVFMGNNYTKEELKMINETQKILHKNLQISATCVRVPVLRSHSEAITMHFEKELDVKKVREILEQAPNIVIIDEPKNKKYPMPLITSDTNETYVGRIRVDIYDKKILHLWCVADQIRVGAATNAVRIAQKWLEIENK
- a CDS encoding YqhA family protein, which produces MLEKIFEALLVRSRIVTILPVIFGLIGSFVLFLIASYDVLKVIFYTSNYFFNINSSVDLHEDVVALIIGAVDLYLMALVLFIFSFGVYELFISEIEEFKHTKQSKVLEVHSLDQLKDKLAKVIIMVLVVNFFQRVLQMKFTTPVDMSFLAGSILALCIGLYFLHKGGH
- a CDS encoding c-type cytochrome; the encoded protein is MFIRCFFITSILIVALFGINLKSLFTYTFDANKQYDIQKAQTIYFKNKCNTCHGDKGEKSLAGSRVLQDMSAQDIKAALISYTLDSSTSTRSSQMAFYARKLSHDDMDYIIAYIKGENFALDLQVQDLLEEEPAQKTKHNTFLK
- a CDS encoding ABC transporter substrate-binding protein encodes the protein MKKIVLVLSILSLTNYLFAKDIHIGVVLPLSGTVAAYGQDLFNGIELANKLNPTLSNGDTLKLITIDTKGDKLETASGVNRLIAADKVLGIIGEATTPNTIQAISIAEEKKIPLIAPVASGDKLLDKKKYASRVCFKDSFQGDKFAIYVLKYLGLKNAVIIMDQSNVYSLGLARAFENSFKAYKGTIIKKLIINSGDKDFRAIASQLKSLNPDFVYMPIYHPEAALIARQARQIGFDKLLTAGDGVNNQTFIELGGKAVDGVIFTDSFDYNNPTTQLGKDFIAVYEKMKGTKELPAFSAMGADAYFVMFNAMNACINNLTSECVNDKIHQTKDYEGVSGIISIDENGNAIRSVVIKEIKNQKQHYKTIINP
- a CDS encoding ABC transporter substrate-binding protein, giving the protein MKKSLILASILSLSLNAAELKIGLVLPLSGSTAAYGQSTLEGIKIANSMQSTLNNGDKVSFVIIDTKGDKLESLSGASRLVSQDKVIGLIGEMVTANTLQVMRVAEDNKIPLIAPAATGDKLLDKKSYSSRVCFMDSFQGSSLAKYVFSKLQYKSAVIVADQSTDYSLGLTKAFEKEFKSQGGKILKTLRINSGDKDFKAIIAQVKGLNPDFIFLPLYYSEASLFARQARLAGLNTPMGSADGVADQSFINLSADASEGYIFTDSFDYNNPTTQLGKDFIAVYEKMKGTKELPAFSAMGADAYFVMFNAMNACINNLTSECVNDKIHQTKDYEGVSGIISIDENGNAIRSVVIKEIKNQKQHYKDTINP
- a CDS encoding branched-chain amino acid ABC transporter permease translates to MDLILFLQQLVNGLSLGSMYALIAVGYTMVYGVLRLINFAHGDIMMVGAYAAFFCMSTLNILFLGALSLAMIFSICIGIAIDKIAYKPLRQAPRISLLITAIGISFFLQNTFNMLFTSTPKTFIPPSYFEKSINLGGVITTYGSLIVPVLTFIILMILLWILYKSKYGIAIRALAFDIQTVNLMGIDANRIIAIVFALGSALAAVGGVFWAANYYLVEPTMGTLIGLKAFAAAVLGGIGSIAGAVLGGFIIGLSEVVVVAFFPDLSGFKDAFAFIFLVFILLFRPTGILGINFEKSRF
- a CDS encoding branched-chain amino acid ABC transporter permease — translated: MLKIKTSHLFFLIISFIFIFISPYIFGDYGLNILNQITIFIILAVSYNLINGVTGQFSLEPNGFVAIGAYVAALILLSSDAKNDQFFLDGPSAFILAIHSNSFLLALFAAGFCATLLALILSFAVFRVRGDYLAIVTLGFGIIIKIIAINFPSITNGSRGLVDIPQFSTIYWTGGIAVVAVILILNIVYSKYGRAMKAIRDDEDAANAMGINTFWIKTLAFGTSAFLEGLGGGLLACLLTTVSPMQFDFLLTFELLIIIVLGGLGSTTGAIIGSVLVIGGSEWLRFLDELNIKINFLNLHIESTPGFRMVVFSLILILVMLFARKGIMGYYELSDLLKKIGKCFNEKRGKK
- a CDS encoding ABC transporter ATP-binding protein; the protein is MILELKQISKNFGNVKAINETSFKIYEGEIFALIGPNGAGKTTLFNIITGNYKPSSGSVEFLGQRIDHLKAHKIVHLGIARTFQNIRLFSSMSVLENVLIGFNKQMKYNVLEAFLHLGRFGKTEKIFKERAYAILEELGIASLAFEKATSLSYGQQRKVEIARAMATQPKLLLLDEPAAGMNSSESDDLAELIFKLKKDYKMSILLIEHDMKFVNKLCDRVLVLDYGKTIFEGKLCDAINHKEVIGAYLGDFDAYS